The DNA segment AATGCAGCGAGTTGGGATTACCTTTCCAAAAGAGAAACAAGGGAGAGAGATGTTCCAAATAATGCAGCAAGAAAAGCCGCCAGCCGTCTTCGCGCTGAAAGACGGAGAGAAATTTCCAACGCGCCTGCATTTCGTCGTAATGCGCAAATGTAAATAAGATGTAAGGTAAAAGCGCCGCCAGGAATACGAAAATGCCGACGGATAAGTGGAGAAGATGCTCGCTGCATTCTCGGCGATAAATAATGAGGAGACCAAGCATCATGAGGGGAATGAATAAGCGCGCGGAGGGATAGGTATAAACCGTCAGAGCGAAAACGAAGCAACAGGCCGCCAACTCCCGCCAGCGCCGCGTCCGCGTCCAGCGTAAAAACAACCAGAAGGCGGCCAATTGTACAGGCGCTTCCATGACGGCTTCCCAGCCGATGCGGCTGTAATGGACGTTCCAGGGAGATATCGCCGTCAGGGCGGCGGCGATCAGGGCCGTTTCGGCGCCCGCGAATTCCAGGACGAAAAGATACGTCGTCAAAATCGACAACGTTCCCATGACGGCGGAGGGCAGACGCGTCGTATAAGCGTTGACGCCAAAGGGAGCGGAAAAGCATCCGGCGAAATAAATATAAAGCGGGGGACTATACTCGCCCGATTGCTGGAAAAACAAAGGCCAACGATGGCCGTGGTGATCCATGCCGGAGCGATAGACGGAAGCGCCGTCGAAGGCTTTCAGCAGCTCGTCCGAATTCAAGGCGGGAGGGATGCAATCCAATCCCCAAACCCGGAGAAGAAATCCCAGCGCCAATACGATCCAAAGCGTTTTTCGAATTTGTTTAGAAGTGATCCTCGATCCTTTATCTATTGGATCAAGTCTCTTAGCCGTCAACAGAAACGACGCGATTGGCTCTTCAGAAGTTTTTTTCTTGATTTCCATCATAGATTCGGTTATATTTGTAGATAGGAAATTGCTTTGGCCCGAGACCGCGTTAGGGATTTCCTCTTGGAAATGAGGGAAATTC comes from the Candidatus Omnitrophota bacterium genome and includes:
- a CDS encoding glycosyltransferase family 39 protein, whose amino-acid sequence is MTAKRLDPIDKGSRITSKQIRKTLWIVLALGFLLRVWGLDCIPPALNSDELLKAFDGASVYRSGMDHHGHRWPLFFQQSGEYSPPLYIYFAGCFSAPFGVNAYTTRLPSAVMGTLSILTTYLFVLEFAGAETALIAAALTAISPWNVHYSRIGWEAVMEAPVQLAAFWLFLRWTRTRRWRELAACCFVFALTVYTYPSARLFIPLMMLGLLIIYRRECSEHLLHLSVGIFVFLAALLPYILFTFAHYDEMQARWKFLSVFQREDGWRLFLLHYLEHLSPLFLFWKGNPNSLHLLGAGVALAVLFPFFLAGLFFIVKKRLMPHLFLLFWLFAFAIPSSMTYDRYDLNSMPNPLRAICGLNLIEIVSAIGIFFLLGKISSPLWRLWAKAALAAAILVNFSLTAYDYVFRYPASSAPSWQYGLREAVEFLEKNNSDYDRVIVSHNVRLHPVALAVFSGREPGPFSGADYPKYILPFFHYVPIYGDFRHNEYLRYRGVDYGSIARWRNLAPGKNLYLAKAGEIDGAAPIFRNFYPNGDAAYEIYSTDR